The DNA sequence CCGCCGAGCATGCTGGTGCCGTCTTCACGCTCCACGACCCGCGCGACTTCCATCCAGCCGGTCCACTCGTTGGACGGCTGCATGCCTTCGCTCGGATCGACGAACGGGCTGATGCCGGCGACCTGCGGTAGTCGCAGCCGCAAACGCAAGTGCGTGCCGGGGCGGATGTCGTTGCTGTTGGCTTCGATGAGCACGCCCGAGGCCGATAGGTCCACGAGCGAGCCGAGGGGCGTGCCGGCCTGGCGGAAGCCGTCCCAGCGTTCGACCTCAACGCCACGCTGGACCAGGTCGTGCCGGCGGTCGCGGCGTCGATCGAAGCCCAACGGCACCGCCGCGTCGCGTTGCGGGGTCGGTGCCATGGCAAAGCTTTCATCGGCTGCTTCGTCGATGATGTCCATGCTGCGTAGTTCGCTGATGTTGGCCATGTTCGGGTCTCCGTCGGGGTTCGAAACCAGTGAAGGAAAAGCTGCTTGGGGGCGGGGTTGCGACGCGGGTTGTGGCCGCTTGCCCATGTACAGTTCCATCACCATCGTCATTTCCTCCGCTGCTCCGGACGACGTCAGCCCTGTGCCTTGTCGCTCGTTCGTAAAGCCCGGTGATCGTGTGTTAAGCGGTCGGGCTTTGAGAGCATCGGCAGCCGGTTGAGCCTGCTTTGGTGGTGACGGTTGTTCCGGCGCGGGGGTGATAATGTTGCCGGTTCGCGGCCTGACCTGCGGTTCGGTAACGTGTCTTCACCCCCGTCGAGGAAACCCACCATGCGCAAGCTTCTACTCATCGCCGTCATCCTTGTGCCGTTCGCGGCCGGTTGCGTCTCGGATCGAAGCGTGATCGCCCAGGCCGAGCAGGTCCACGGAACCATCGAACCCGCCGTGATCACCGATCCGACGCTCGACGGCTAC is a window from the Planctomycetota bacterium genome containing:
- a CDS encoding PilZ domain-containing protein gives rise to the protein MANISELRSMDIIDEAADESFAMAPTPQRDAAVPLGFDRRRDRRHDLVQRGVEVERWDGFRQAGTPLGSLVDLSASGVLIEANSNDIRPGTHLRLRLRLPQVAGISPFVDPSEGMQPSNEWTGWMEVARVVEREDGTSMLGGRLLDMEELDRGMLKLYLSIHPLAA